The sequence AAAGAAGTCCGCAAACTTTCTCGCGAAGGCATCCGCATCTTTGGGGAACGGTATTACGCGCCGGAACTCTACAGCCGCACACATGCTGTGCAGGTACGTTACGATATCGGCGATCTTTCTTCCCTGCTGGTCTACAGCGAAGACGGGAAGCACTTCATCTGCGAAGCTCACAAGGTACGGGGTATTCATCCCGCCGCCGACCTGCTGGGTACAGAACAGCATAGCGCAGATTTGCGCGAAGCCCTCAGCCTGAAAAAACTGCAGGAGCGTGAAGCCTCATCGGTAGCCCGGGGGGTACTTGAGGCCGCGCTGACAGACCAGCGCAACCGCATGCGTGCACTGCAGGAAGAGCAGGTCGAACCCAAAGCCGTTTCCACGGGCACATTGCCCCAATCCAAGATTACCAGCATTGAGGCTGCCAAACGGCAGGCGCAAACCAAGCGGGAATCAGCTCCAACCTATATTCCGCCAGCACAAAAACCCGACATCGTGAACGAACTGGACAAGTATGAATACCTTTTCAACGTATCCGTCCGAGATG comes from Oleidesulfovibrio alaskensis DSM 16109 and encodes:
- a CDS encoding Mu transposase C-terminal domain-containing protein, producing KEVRKLSREGIRIFGERYYAPELYSRTHAVQVRYDIGDLSSLLVYSEDGKHFICEAHKVRGIHPAADLLGTEQHSADLREALSLKKLQEREASSVARGVLEAALTDQRNRMRALQEEQVEPKAVSTGTLPQSKITSIEAAKRQAQTKRESAPTYIPPAQKPDIVNELDKYEYLFNVSVRDGLTLRESDQEWMESIERTEDFQRDAAHRYERLRKYYARNRANPATA